In Cicer arietinum cultivar CDC Frontier isolate Library 1 chromosome 7, Cicar.CDCFrontier_v2.0, whole genome shotgun sequence, the genomic window AAACGAGAAATCCAAATCCCATAATTACTACAAAATATGGAAAATGGACCAATTCATATGTAATATAGATAAAGTATTCAGCAAGCAATATTTTGGGGATACATAAGATCCGCATAGAATATAAATGTACTTAGCAATCATAAAACAAgataaataagaagaaaaaaaagggcAAGACAGGTTTCAAGTTCCACAAGACACAAAAAGAGAAGCAACAGAAAGTGAGTAATCATCATTGGAATACAACACGGAAAATTGGGGGGCTGAATTTAACTACTATATCCTATTTGCTGTTGCTGCTGAGGTGGTTGGTAGTTTGCATATCCCGGATAACTGCCATACATATTGGGGTCCTGTCCAGCAGCAGGAGCATAACCGTAATTTTCATAACCTTGGGTGTATCCATAACCCTGGGTGTATCCACTCCACTGGTTTGGATCCTGTTGGGCCTGAAGAATCAGTGAGAAAGGATTTACAACAATTATACAGCCCAAGAAAACCGACTTCATTGATCAAAATCAGTAAGAAAGCAGAAGGAAATGTGCACAGATAAAATTTACAACAATCTTCAAAATCATTACCTGTTTGTTTGGACTTTTGCCCCATGAAAGGCGAACATTTTGTCCCCCAAGAAGTGTACCATTTAACACGCGCAGTGCCTCCTCTGCACAGCTCCTGATAAGCAAAAAAATAGTGGCACTGTCAGAGCACAGAATAGAATGTGGAAGTAATACAATCACAGATGAACATTGAATATCTAACTGATTAATTTACCTGTCAGCAAATTGGACAAATCCGCATCTCTTGCCTGCTGGAATCTTAACATGAACTAGCTCACCGTACTGCCCAAAAACTTGTCTCAAATGATCATCTGTGACATTAGGATCCAAATTGCCAACAAAAATCtgcaattaaataaaatcaggtCACCAACAAGCACAAAGGAGAATAGATTCTATGTATAAAAGAAGTACGCACTGTTGTATTATTTGGATCATTCTCGTTCTGTGCCCCCCCTTGAGGATTCTGATAGGATGCTGCACGTTCAAagtacaattaaataaaaagatgaaTGACAAAATTGTAGAAAGCAATGCATAGGGAAGAAGACAGAAAATTAACCAATTATAAACAGTTTTTCAGACACTTTGAATATCCAGTTTCAGCAGCAGATGATTCATTTCAAAAGCATGCACACATGAAGAGGAATTACAGAAACAACAACTAACTTATGCCTCATACGAACTACAACCGTCAAAATCCATTCCGCAAAAAGATATGAAGTATCAAGTATACATTAAACACATTCAATTTACTTAACATGAGTATATTAAACATTTTTCATCTACATAGgaaatcataaacaaaaataaactaagTATTAAAACAATTACTCGCTTTGGAATGCACATCACCaaatttaactcaatttttGGAATGAAACATAAGAAAATCTTCATAAAATCTCTCCTATTTAATGATAGTATATCTAAATGTGATGGTATATATAATGATAGTAATTAAGGCAATAGACTTAATCATTGAGATTGCATAGATTAAATGTGATATACTACATTTCTTTATATGCATAATTTGATCAGAAGGGAGTACACaagaaaattaattagaaaCAGCTGACCAACGCAAGTACAATTTACATATATTTGTAAGTGTGTTATAAAAGCCTACTGAAAAGGCATTGATCCTCCTTGTGTCCTATTTGTATAATCAGATTTTTCCATAGAGATTGCAGCATGAAGCTGTCAAAAGCTTGTGCAGGGAAAAAACTTCACAGCTCATCAACTGGAAATTCTGAAGAATTTTAGGCTACTCACTGGATTGAGTAATATATGGTAAATTACAAATTGATTACACAGAACTGAGCAGAGAAACTTACCAAGACAGAATGGAAAAAGCACATAGCATCATGACAAAAATAAAGGACGTAAAAACAAACAGACAGTCTGGATAATGCAGATTCTACTAAATGAATGCCCTAAAGACCAGCACCCACACTTTGTTGATTAGAGATTGGAAACTTTAATTATTAAAGCATCAGATAGATGaacaaattttgtttaaaagtaAACAAAATTTGCTTTAGAAACAAGATAAATCTAAccccaaaaaaacaaaaatgtagtCCTACAACAAGAACTCATTTTatggttaaaatttaaaaacaccAAAAGAAGTAAGCtcaaaagagtaaaaaaattaagagcTGAGACCAAGAACAGTGGactgtaaaaaaaaagtaaaaaaagctGCGGTATCTAATTGGGCAAAAAGCCACTGACAAAACGAAAGGAAAAGAGCAGCAAACAGAAAAGACGCGAAATAAAGGCTGAAAAGAAAATGCCACCAAAAAATAACGGGCAAGACATAAACGGATTACTGACCTATGCAAGGCCATGCACTAAAATGGTAACCATTTCAGCTGAAATCAGTTCCAGGCTTCAAGAGCCTCTTGACACCCTGCTTTGAGACAACAGGAGTTCTATAAGATTTTATTATTCTAAATCATTTACTTTAGCCCAAATTTTGAAAGGAAATAACAATGAATTGAGTCGGACTGCATATCTTCAAGAGCCTGGCTGAAACTTATCATATAATAAAGGATAACATTTAATACACAAAATAAAAGACAACCAGAGACATAAAGCATTATACGCAAACAGTATCACCATTAAATAATAGGCCAGGCATTGGCATCATAATGAAAAACAGCTCAAGAAAATTTgcttcaaaatatatatacaatcaTGGAAGAGACAAACCTTTGGATGACTGTGTGTTAAGGTTTTTGTTAGAGGCTGGTCCAATACGCATGGGTCTTGTTGAACAAAGAACCCCTTGCATTTCAGTCATAGCCCTCATTTGTTCACCCTCATCTGCAAACCTAACAAAACCATAACCCTTTGTCCTACCAGTGAGCCTATCAATCACAACTTTGGCCCCCTTAACTGAACTATACCGAGTTCTAAATACTTCTGTCAGATGATAATCTGTAACATCAGTAGCCAGGTCTCCAACAAATATTGTGTAATCCGGAGAATCATCATGACGCCTCTCACCAGAACTAAATGTTGCCCAGTTCAATCTGAAGTTCTGCCCACCATTTGGCATAATAGTGCCATTAAATGTTTGAAGCACTCTTTCAGCACCAGCACGACTAGTAAACTCAATAAAGCCATAACCTTCAGATTGATTAGTCTGCTTATTACGAATAACTTTGATAGATCCAACCTGCAAACAAAAAGTCCAAATCCCACAATAATAAGAACAATGACCTTGAACCACCGCCAGCCTTCTAAACATCAGAACCACCATCAACATagtcaaaaatatataataacaatcaCCTATACCTAAAGGCAGTTCAAGCAAACAGCATAAATCATGAAACAACATTCCCAAATTTCTCCTAACAGAATACATattaaccaaaaaaatatttaaatcggGAACATTTACCATCAAATTAGTCCTTAAAGTATCATTCACTCTACAACTTAGTCTTTAAGATGTTAGGAATTAACATGAGGGAATTTTACTTTTGCGGGACTAAATTGACAGATTTAATATACTTTAAGTTTTAGTTTGATGATTTAATCGGtgttaaaaaacctaaaattcACATATAAAAAAACCCCACCCTAAATTAGATGTTGATCTCATTCGCATAATTTTCTTGGTTCAAGTAAAACCCCACCCACGAACAAGAGACAGTAATTGGATTTCAGCGTATTATATTCTACAGATCTAAAACCATATCACAAGAGTTGACATTTAACTatgaaaaccaaaaataaaataatgaaaataaaaataaaataaaagtaaatataaaCGATGATTTGAAAATAGataaaaagaggaagaaaagaaaacggTTATACCTCGCCGGTGTGAGAGAAACAGGTGTAGAGATAGTTCTCGTCCATCCAGTATTGCAAATCTCCGATCCAGAGAGTACGGACCTCATCGGCGCTAGTAGGTTGTGCCTGTTGTTGTTGAGGGAGAGATTGAGGAGGGGGTTGTGCGGATGGGGCCCACATCTGAGGCGGTTGTGTGTGAGGTTGTGGCTGAGGAGGCATCATCATGTAGGGTTGTTGTTGGTATTGTTGGGGCATGGTGGGTGGAGGAATACCGGGTCCTGGTTGCATCATCTTCTCTTCTTCTTAGGAATGAATCTCAAAGGAAttctagagagagagagagagagagcgaagagagagagaggatgAAGGGAAGGAGGAAGAGGTGTGTGTTGAGTGCGGTCTTTAAAAGAGTGGTTGAGACTCAAACCCTAGCCCGGATGCGTGTCAGCGTTTGCATCTTATcggatttttttatatataattaattacattgAATTGACATTTTTGTCCCTCTCAATGATATCACATATTCAATTTACCCTAACAATGCTAATGGATAACTTTACGTAAATTACACCCCAAAAAAAAGCGTTACAGAGATGTAAATAAGTTCAGCTGAGTTATATTTGCAATGCTTAAATATGATCTACGTTGAAAAAGTTTAGGTATGAGTTTTATCTATTTATTGATGGTTTATCTTAGGATAAAAATCTGAAAGTGTGATTAAGAATCTGTTTTACTATTACATTATGGAACTCTAGGTCACTTATCACATaagctttttattttattttaaatagataattaaattaaagagtaTTTAAcgtgattttaaaaaatatttagtattatattttattttattttaatttaattttataataatacatttaaatatgtcatatTGAAGTACACTAGTATGTttaagttataaaaaatattaataaattttttatttaaaaaaaagtttcttaatattataaaaatataagcaataaaaagttatttatatttaattaaatagattaatctgatagacataaaatgatttttggatGGTACATagtctaatatttataaataaatggaaAACTTTAgtataatttatgtaaaaaaaaagtctCTAAATTTATTGTAGGTTATAAGTTAAACTCTAGACCTCAATTTAATCTATTTTCACTTCTTGTTAACATATATAGAATGTTATTGATAAATAGCATAATATTCATTCGAGACACatagtataatatattaaatttgtacATAAAATCCTAATTATAAAGTAAATTGGATAATTTAAAGTCAAACACTTCAAAATTATCATTTTGAACATTATATGCTAACAGATTACACTTAATGTATCAATCCATTaggttaattaatttatcaaattagtCAAATAAGTGTTTAAATCTAATTGATTGTCATGTGGTTGCGAAGAATCAACcaataaagtttttaaaatattctatttCTTATCCAATAAACTTTCATTGATTAAAAGgatattcaaatttaaactGGTTATTATGTTAGCTAGAACTAAGAAACCACAAAACCTTGGTGTGTGTAATATTAAGTGTTAATTTTATAACTCTTAAAATTATGGGTATTTATGGTGTAAAAATTGAACTGAattgaattataaattaatgGTTTGATTCAGTTATTGAAAATCACTAGTTAAATTTAGTTCTAAAccgattaaaaaatattttataaatataaatcaatttaatattttgtagtTAATATCAATTTGtacaagtttttttaaaaaataattttaaaattcttttgataaaagaatttgattttaaaaaaaataaattaaaaaaaatgttttcaacctttttctcaaaattttttcaagaataaataatttaaaaaatattttgatttaaaaaaagaattatcgataaatattttgatttaaaaaatattttgatttaaaaaatattttgaaaatttaaaaaaaatcttaatcaaagttaatttttttaaaataattaaattagtttttaaatttaattaactaatatGTTTAAAATACGTGATTCAATTTATaagtcatttaattaatttaatatttttatttctgatATAATACAATCCAATTTATCATTcaataaactatatattttagACATCCTACCTAAACATACCAAAAACTTTCTAAAAGAAGAATCTGTGGGAGGCACCACATTGATGTTCCATCAGTCTAGTAAATCCTATCACCATTGTTCCTTTTTTTCATATCGATAATTCTAGTTCTCTTATTTGATCACATGCCATTCCTTTCATTGGGGCTTAAAAATCAATGTTTTTTATGCATAAAGTTGTTTATTTATggaggaattttttttttacaagataaACCTTTAAAATCGTGCAATAACATATAAATTGATGAAAGGAAGGATGTGGGTTTTTGATAGAACAACAATTTTGAACTATTTGTATTTGTTTTCACTCCCTTTAAAATTaggaatattttattaatttatgaaagtGGTTTTCTAATATCCGCAAGTTTGTCACgaatgttttataaatttatttgaatctTCTGATGTACTCTTCTAGGGATAAGGTCCCTAATGCCTAAGTTTAATGATTCTGTAATAGTTAATTTTGAATTGGGTTAGACAGTATCTTTAATAAATTCAGTAAAGACAATAgccaaatataaattttggtaAGTGACCatcgttattttttttagtagaaaTTGAACTCGGTATTTCAAGATTTACACCAATCACATGCACTAGAATTACAACTAATATATGT contains:
- the LOC101502174 gene encoding polyadenylate-binding protein RBP45B isoform X2 → MMQPGPGIPPPTMPQQYQQQPYMMMPPQPQPHTQPPQMWAPSAQPPPQSLPQQQQAQPTSADEVRTLWIGDLQYWMDENYLYTCFSHTGEVGSIKVIRNKQTNQSEGYGFIEFTSRAGAERVLQTFNGTIMPNGGQNFRLNWATFSSGERRHDDSPDYTIFVGDLATDVTDYHLTEVFRTRYSSVKGAKVVIDRLTGRTKGYGFVRFADEGEQMRAMTEMQGVLCSTRPMRIGPASNKNLNTQSSKASYQNPQGGAQNENDPNNTTIFVGNLDPNVTDDHLRQVFGQYGELVHVKIPAGKRCGFVQFADR
- the LOC101502174 gene encoding polyadenylate-binding protein RBP45 isoform X1, with amino-acid sequence MMQPGPGIPPPTMPQQYQQQPYMMMPPQPQPHTQPPQMWAPSAQPPPQSLPQQQQAQPTSADEVRTLWIGDLQYWMDENYLYTCFSHTGEVGSIKVIRNKQTNQSEGYGFIEFTSRAGAERVLQTFNGTIMPNGGQNFRLNWATFSSGERRHDDSPDYTIFVGDLATDVTDYHLTEVFRTRYSSVKGAKVVIDRLTGRTKGYGFVRFADEGEQMRAMTEMQGVLCSTRPMRIGPASNKNLNTQSSKASYQNPQGGAQNENDPNNTTIFVGNLDPNVTDDHLRQVFGQYGELVHVKIPAGKRCGFVQFADRSCAEEALRVLNGTLLGGQNVRLSWGKSPNKQAQQDPNQWSGYTQGYGYTQGYENYGYAPAAGQDPNMYGSYPGYANYQPPQQQQQIGYSS